The Levilactobacillus namurensis genomic interval ACAGGCCCGGCGCCCGGAACAACGCCAGATAATCCGCCTTGGTGGCCTTAGTCGCGCTCTGATCCTGATCCGCCTGGTCATCCTTAATATCAACCAAGACGAATGCGGCTAAAATACTGGTCGCAAAGTAACAGAAAGCGTAGAACAACAGGATGGACTTCATCCCCATCCGGACACTGACAAAGCGTCCCAGGATGTAGGTCGTTGTAATGGGCAACAGGATTCCAAAGCCGGCCCGAATCCCTTCAGCAAAGCCAAAGTACTTTCCCTGGCCTTCACTGCCCCCCAGGATACGAATGACCCGGACGTAGGCTGCCCAGAAAATCAGGGTCCCATCTAAGGCCAACACCGCGTGGATGAACAGCAAGATTCCGAACGACGGGAAGGTCATGTACCACAGGGTAAAGGCGCCCCCGCAAAGGCTAGAAATGATGATCATCTTTTTCGAGCTGACGCGGTCCGCCAAGAAGCCCCCGAAGAAGTAGCCAACCAAGCTCGCAATTCCCACCGCACTGGACAGTAACCCCAGCTGGGTGTTGGTAATATGGAGCGCCTGCATCACTTGATCATAGTACACTTCCCGCAAATAGGGGACGTTGGCAATCGCCCGGCCAAAGAAGGCCAAAAGCCCTATCATGATCCATTTTCTAGTTGCCGAAATCTTTGACAATTCCACGGTTTCTCACCTTTCCCTTCACAACTTCAGACCTTGTTACCAGATATCACCAATCTTGAACCCGTCTGGGAACGG includes:
- a CDS encoding nitrate/nitrite transporter — its product is MIGLLAFFGRAIANVPYLREVYYDQVMQALHITNTQLGLLSSAVGIASLVGYFFGGFLADRVSSKKMIIISSLCGGAFTLWYMTFPSFGILLFIHAVLALDGTLIFWAAYVRVIRILGGSEGQGKYFGFAEGIRAGFGILLPITTTYILGRFVSVRMGMKSILLFYAFCYFATSILAAFVLVDIKDDQADQDQSATKATKADYLALFRAPGLWLVSFLIFGTYLVFSLQSYTTPYLTGMGVSSNTVSLVATFRSYGVGVVAMPLFGVIADKWIKSPTKACMIGMALLLPCVLSLLVLPSSAPVAIIVMTLAIGFLASGTRGVYYATQDEAHIPVKLAGTAAGIISTIGFLPDAYVFTQVGAWLDKYPAAQAYHMIWIYMAIGCLIAIGAAGGILWLSLKKRVSVATS